One window of the Candidatus Delongbacteria bacterium genome contains the following:
- a CDS encoding ECF transporter S component — MKKLNVSELVFITVLSGAMGVAWWGYTFIYDLIQPFLKPIGMDHLGEGVWLMGAIFFPFIIRKPGSALLGEMIAATVQGFIAKWGAISILYGFVQGLPVELLFLAYGYKKWSGLQLVLAGVLSSIASFSLTYFLYGYNEFSVGFIALKLVSFMISGAMIGGYGSKFLATKLQKTGVLNQYLISEST; from the coding sequence ATGAAAAAGCTAAATGTTTCTGAACTCGTATTTATCACTGTTCTTTCTGGTGCAATGGGTGTGGCATGGTGGGGATATACATTTATTTACGATCTAATTCAACCTTTCTTGAAGCCAATTGGAATGGATCATCTTGGTGAAGGAGTATGGTTAATGGGAGCGATCTTCTTTCCTTTTATTATTAGAAAGCCTGGTTCAGCTTTACTTGGCGAAATGATTGCTGCAACTGTTCAGGGTTTTATTGCAAAGTGGGGAGCGATATCAATTCTCTATGGATTTGTACAAGGTCTTCCAGTAGAATTATTATTTCTTGCCTACGGTTATAAAAAGTGGTCAGGATTACAATTGGTACTTGCTGGAGTATTATCTAGTATTGCATCATTTTCACTTACATACTTTTTGTATGGATATAATGAATTTTCGGTAGGTTTTATCGCTTTAAAACTTGTTTCATTCATGATTTCTGGAGCTATGATTGGAGGATATGGTTCAAAATTTTTAGCTACTAAGCTTCAGAAAACCGGTGTATTAAATCAGTATCTTATATCTGAATCTACATAA
- a CDS encoding ABC transporter ATP-binding protein, producing MSEIIFSIENFYFRYPLSDSSISFNGNIEIYENETVLLTGASGSGKSTFLYSLRGIIPFYLKGDYRGKILFKNIELNRNNIAKIGFLFQNPDSQIIHKKVFSELALSLENRKFTKSLIERNIKEIANKFEISHLLDRDFSTLSGGEKQKISLLSVILSEPEVLLLDEPTAFLDPESVDYFMRNLSHVIKGKTTILIEHNLHYLENKISRVIDFNNYTYTDSKITREELEVISKTVTGKTIFSVTNLHFKYKSGIDLYYNLDFDLKEGEIVSIIGKNGTGKTTLLKILSGLLKPNKGSIKLYDNEFHSIGKKELYSKIALLWQNPEYHFIGNTVFEECDNIGLLKKYNLEMYKDKNPFTLSWGEKRRLSLAILQNLDRKIFLLDEPTFGQDIKNLNILMQQINQMSNEGISFVIVTHNMEFANKISHRVLKLESGVLHEKN from the coding sequence ATGAGTGAGATCATATTTAGTATAGAAAACTTTTATTTTCGTTATCCACTCAGTGATTCGAGCATCAGTTTTAACGGGAATATCGAAATTTATGAAAATGAAACCGTCTTACTTACCGGAGCATCTGGCTCTGGTAAGTCAACTTTTTTATATTCCTTGAGAGGAATTATACCTTTTTATTTGAAAGGGGATTATAGAGGAAAAATTCTTTTTAAAAATATCGAGTTAAACAGAAATAACATCGCAAAAATAGGTTTTTTGTTCCAAAATCCCGATAGTCAGATCATACATAAAAAGGTTTTTTCTGAATTAGCTTTAAGTCTTGAAAATAGAAAGTTTACAAAATCTCTTATCGAAAGAAATATAAAAGAGATTGCCAATAAATTTGAAATATCTCATCTTCTGGATAGAGATTTTTCAACATTATCCGGCGGAGAAAAACAAAAAATATCGTTGTTGTCAGTTATATTATCCGAGCCTGAAGTTCTTCTTCTCGATGAACCTACAGCTTTTTTAGATCCAGAATCAGTTGATTATTTTATGAGAAACCTTTCCCATGTTATAAAGGGTAAAACAACAATACTTATCGAACATAATCTTCATTATCTTGAAAATAAAATTTCTAGAGTAATTGACTTTAATAATTATACTTATACCGATTCGAAAATTACAAGAGAAGAACTGGAAGTAATATCTAAAACAGTTACAGGTAAAACAATTTTCAGTGTAACGAATTTACATTTCAAATACAAAAGTGGGATTGATCTTTACTATAATCTCGATTTTGATTTAAAAGAAGGTGAAATTGTATCGATCATTGGTAAAAATGGAACTGGAAAAACTACATTGTTAAAGATTTTATCTGGACTCTTGAAACCAAATAAAGGATCTATTAAGTTGTACGATAACGAATTTCATTCAATCGGTAAAAAGGAGCTTTACTCTAAAATAGCCTTATTATGGCAAAATCCTGAGTATCATTTTATTGGTAATACTGTATTTGAAGAATGCGATAATATTGGATTATTAAAAAAGTACAACCTTGAAATGTACAAAGACAAAAACCCATTTACTCTATCCTGGGGTGAAAAACGCAGACTATCATTAGCTATTTTACAAAATCTGGATAGAAAAATCTTTTTGCTGGATGAACCTACTTTCGGACAAGACATTAAAAATTTAAATATTCTAATGCAACAAATTAATCAGATGTCAAATGAAGGAATCTCGTTTGTCATTGTTACTCATAATATGGAATTTGCGAATAAAATTAGTCATAGGGTACTTAAACTGGAGTCTGGAGTACTGCATGAAAAAAATTAA
- a CDS encoding PAS domain S-box protein produces MNKFIVFDQSDDSNLLISLLNSLYPDIEIKIEKKLDKDIVIDFSNIILFVFQNSISVLHNKIIRENHSPKILIIGNESIENITTNEFDYIFEKRISKAILKNVIDILLRTINSLSLISSDITHIQKLVTSKENSIKRKFDSFKKKINAFELEVNPEKYGEILYGTDFAIIKWNLVGDDGSFCIFDSKSSIKSINLCKNFKSMLPEDVLDNFFELANEDVSGQLNILDHQFYLNNDKFEVRNFFYVISKSDSKICLLSFITDILPIKQAYNIIENKYSAIELILKTSKGFLNLDNDLNLENMNNSIIDIVNNYHLVGVFILKLNKNDLSHELLIKSSSKKGYDDLVNESISILIDEFRNDKIIPVIIKVNEGNLKISDFKQKISFHEIGDCFYLTSFFKFENYNPDDEMILEFLSDLICIQAKMISLSHKEQNIKDMFNNFFEQSRNPVIWLDCIDFRIMNSNENFSEIIGLTKDELEGNRLSSFFPETKKNEYIKFVNLVEEYVIEKEVDIDLKNILGEVIPLTMVYSIREILSQKVFEAFFYYRDEEKQLKQKLEYLTNMSRTLRSINKLSFKYDDNSELLPFFCKSISSSYSVYSSWILFFDGDKKIVYHDENRIEYYEKIIEKIRNNESISCVEKALQINGVAQVRNDDIDLEECTQSTNSLNNIILSGVLKHNDINYGVLIVEFDHSKITTVQAVTMFREINEDISYAIYSNFLNKAKRKMENDLPIFTKIFEQNTASVVVTNEHGLIEYVNQKFCETSGYSQYEVIGRNPSFINSGLLPKEHFKNMWETINKGNEWRGEFHNKSKNGNCYWEYAIISPIKNDSEIITHFVAVKEDITKDKERAEELRKKEKRISRIFENIHDVFFESDFRFKILEISPSVKSVLNIDRKDIVGKNIRNVILNDEEIDNFLSKIFEEGTIEDFEIGYKYQNADKFLSISGKMLMEDSNENLIIGTIKDITRKKRIENVLRQMNKELSDSNRNMKEMQAQLIQNEKLASIGHLAAGIAHEINNPTGFIISNLKTIKEYFDDVKSVLEMYRQLDHNKIDENILMPIIDLEKKIDIDYLYEDFKDMINESLEGADRIKDIVQNLRNFSRIDKIDQMEPVFINEGIESTLRLVNNELKYDIDIHKNLNIMPKVIANMGQLNQVFANILVNASQAIKTMDRTERGNIWINSSINEGYQIVSFKNDGPRIPDHIIDKIFDPFFTTKEVGKGTGLGLNISWDIIVNKHGGKIEVESNDDFTLFTISIPNKTVNEDL; encoded by the coding sequence ATGAATAAGTTCATTGTATTTGATCAGAGTGATGATAGCAATCTTTTGATATCTTTACTTAATTCGTTATATCCTGATATCGAAATCAAAATTGAAAAAAAACTTGACAAGGATATTGTTATTGATTTTTCTAATATTATTCTTTTTGTTTTTCAAAACTCTATATCTGTTCTTCATAATAAAATTATAAGGGAAAATCATTCACCGAAAATTCTAATAATTGGAAATGAAAGTATTGAAAATATAACGACTAATGAATTCGATTATATTTTTGAAAAAAGAATCAGTAAAGCAATTTTAAAAAATGTAATTGATATACTGTTAAGAACAATTAATTCTCTTTCTCTGATTTCTTCTGATATAACTCACATTCAAAAATTAGTAACATCAAAAGAAAATTCAATTAAAAGAAAATTTGATAGCTTTAAGAAAAAAATAAACGCTTTTGAACTGGAAGTTAATCCTGAAAAATATGGTGAGATATTGTATGGAACAGACTTTGCCATTATTAAATGGAATCTAGTGGGAGACGATGGTTCTTTCTGTATTTTTGATTCAAAATCCAGTATAAAATCTATTAATCTCTGCAAAAATTTCAAATCTATGCTTCCTGAGGATGTCTTAGATAATTTTTTTGAATTGGCTAACGAAGATGTCTCAGGTCAATTGAACATTTTAGATCATCAATTCTATCTCAATAATGATAAGTTCGAAGTTAGGAACTTCTTTTATGTAATTTCCAAAAGTGATTCAAAAATCTGTTTGTTATCTTTTATTACCGACATACTCCCAATTAAGCAAGCTTATAACATAATTGAAAATAAATATTCTGCCATAGAGTTGATATTGAAAACATCAAAAGGCTTTCTAAACTTAGATAATGATTTGAATCTTGAAAATATGAATAATTCAATTATTGATATTGTTAATAACTATCATCTTGTTGGAGTTTTCATTTTAAAATTGAACAAAAATGACCTATCTCACGAATTGTTGATTAAAAGTAGCAGTAAAAAGGGATATGATGACTTAGTTAATGAATCTATTTCCATACTTATTGATGAGTTTAGAAATGATAAGATAATTCCTGTAATAATAAAAGTTAATGAAGGAAATCTTAAAATCTCTGATTTTAAGCAAAAGATTAGTTTTCATGAGATAGGTGATTGTTTCTATTTGACCAGTTTTTTCAAATTCGAAAACTACAATCCTGATGATGAGATGATTTTAGAGTTTCTTTCTGATCTAATTTGTATACAAGCAAAAATGATCAGTCTAAGCCACAAGGAGCAGAATATAAAAGATATGTTCAATAATTTTTTTGAACAATCCAGAAATCCGGTTATATGGCTTGATTGTATAGATTTTAGAATCATGAATAGCAACGAAAATTTTAGTGAAATTATTGGATTAACTAAAGATGAATTGGAAGGAAATAGGCTTAGCTCTTTTTTCCCTGAAACAAAGAAAAATGAATATATAAAATTTGTTAACCTTGTTGAAGAATATGTAATTGAAAAAGAAGTTGATATTGATTTAAAAAACATACTTGGAGAAGTAATTCCTCTTACCATGGTATACTCTATTCGCGAAATCTTGTCACAGAAAGTTTTTGAAGCATTCTTTTACTATAGAGATGAAGAGAAACAGCTAAAACAGAAACTCGAATATCTTACTAATATGTCGCGTACTTTGAGAAGTATTAATAAATTATCATTTAAATATGACGATAATAGCGAACTATTACCTTTTTTTTGTAAGTCAATTAGTAGCTCATATAGTGTTTATTCTTCATGGATTCTATTTTTTGATGGAGATAAAAAAATCGTTTATCACGATGAAAATAGAATCGAGTACTATGAAAAAATAATTGAAAAAATAAGAAACAATGAGAGTATATCATGCGTTGAGAAAGCCTTACAAATCAATGGTGTAGCTCAAGTCAGAAACGATGACATCGATTTAGAAGAATGTACACAAAGTACTAATAGCTTAAACAATATAATTTTATCAGGAGTTTTAAAGCATAATGATATAAATTATGGTGTATTGATTGTTGAGTTCGATCACTCAAAAATTACAACAGTACAGGCTGTTACGATGTTTAGAGAGATCAATGAAGATATAAGTTATGCGATTTATTCAAATTTTCTTAACAAAGCTAAAAGAAAAATGGAAAATGATCTTCCAATTTTTACTAAAATTTTCGAGCAAAATACAGCCTCCGTAGTTGTTACAAATGAACATGGACTAATCGAATATGTAAATCAAAAATTTTGCGAAACTAGCGGATATTCTCAGTATGAAGTAATTGGAAGAAATCCATCTTTTATAAATTCTGGACTCCTGCCAAAAGAGCACTTTAAAAATATGTGGGAAACCATAAACAAGGGAAATGAGTGGCGAGGCGAATTTCATAACAAATCAAAAAATGGGAATTGTTACTGGGAGTACGCAATCATTTCTCCGATCAAAAATGATAGTGAGATAATTACTCATTTTGTTGCCGTAAAAGAAGATATAACAAAAGACAAAGAAAGAGCTGAAGAATTAAGAAAAAAGGAAAAGAGAATAAGCAGGATTTTCGAAAATATTCATGATGTTTTTTTCGAATCTGACTTTAGATTTAAAATTTTGGAGATTAGTCCTTCTGTAAAATCAGTTTTAAATATTGATAGAAAAGATATAGTAGGTAAAAACATTCGGAACGTGATCTTAAATGATGAAGAGATAGACAATTTTCTCAGTAAAATTTTTGAAGAAGGAACTATTGAAGATTTTGAAATCGGATATAAATATCAGAATGCAGATAAGTTTTTATCAATCTCTGGAAAAATGCTAATGGAAGATAGTAATGAAAATTTGATTATTGGAACTATAAAAGATATTACCAGAAAAAAAAGAATTGAAAATGTATTAAGACAAATGAATAAAGAACTTTCCGATTCCAATAGAAATATGAAAGAGATGCAAGCTCAACTTATTCAAAATGAGAAATTAGCTTCAATTGGTCATCTGGCTGCGGGTATCGCCCACGAAATTAATAATCCTACGGGATTTATTATCAGTAATTTAAAAACTATAAAAGAGTATTTTGATGATGTAAAATCAGTTTTGGAAATGTATAGACAGCTAGATCATAACAAAATCGATGAGAATATACTAATGCCAATTATTGATCTCGAAAAAAAAATAGATATTGACTATTTATATGAGGATTTCAAAGATATGATTAATGAATCTTTGGAAGGTGCGGATAGAATAAAAGATATCGTTCAAAACCTTAGAAATTTTTCCAGGATAGATAAAATTGACCAAATGGAGCCTGTGTTTATAAACGAAGGTATTGAATCTACTTTAAGGCTTGTGAATAACGAACTAAAATATGATATAGATATTCACAAAAATCTCAATATTATGCCCAAAGTAATAGCAAATATGGGACAGCTGAATCAGGTTTTTGCAAATATTCTTGTGAATGCTTCCCAAGCGATCAAAACTATGGATAGAACTGAAAGAGGGAATATTTGGATAAATTCATCTATCAACGAAGGTTATCAGATAGTTTCCTTTAAAAATGATGGTCCAAGAATTCCTGATCATATTATAGATAAGATATTTGATCCCTTTTTTACAACTAAGGAGGTCGGAAAAGGGACAGGCCTAGGTTTAAACATCTCTTGGGATATAATCGTCAATAAACATGGTGGGAAAATTGAGGTAGAAAGCAATGATGATTTCACTTTATTTACAATTTCGATTCCCAATAAAACTGTAAATGAAGACTTATAG
- a CDS encoding insulinase family protein, translating to MELKIGEIYEGFKLISTDVIDEIKSEGALFVHEKTGAELLYMKSDDDNKVFMSAFKTPPEDNTGLPHILEHSVLAGSEKFKTKDPFTDLWKSSLQTFLNAMTYPEKTVYPVASRNKKDFKNLCEVYLDAVFNPIIYKQEEVFLQEGWHYDILSKDNPLKINGVVYNEMQGAFSSPDSILQDEIMKSLFPDNQYSNNSGGIPVNIPELTYENFLDFHRKYYHPSNTRLFLFGDMDLMEHLEQINDGYLSKFDKIEIDTEIKDQKSFDEIKKIEAQYAGEKGQNRDYLSYNVVVGDIENHELSLAMHIVADLLMDSPFSPVKLALTKKGIGKDIFGTYESEIKQPVFSIISKYTTNSKRDEFLKTIEDSLKEVVEKGFDKELIIATLTSFEFQLKEAGEYGEPKGLVYGLKALNGWLHGKNPFDYIKYQSLLDKFYDEYEHGYFEKIVENHIINNNHKTIVSITPDPELGQRRQNELVSKLETKKRELSDKDIEILIQKKNSLLERQNREDTPEEIATIPVLDLKDIDRKPEEINFKHRKTAYGEYIAIPQNTSGIVYINHYFDISDLDERELFFASALATLIGDLDTKAHKYGDLSNIINTVTGGLDFDINVLPEVGKIGKYEVKLVVKTKVLEKNIEKYMPLLEEIIFNTIYENFERALEVIDEKVSELEDKIKNGGYAETIRALSNTVKCYRLIEVTKGIEFYKFMRNLSENYKEKQSDYLNTLAKKIFTSGKLTVAISGDEEFLVEKNNILRTFGDSFPYREKGDIPQFKLNERSEAFMFQSDVQYVVTASNMAKQGVVHNGSLFVIENLLTSDHLMNLVRWQGGAYGVRATFDRSGYFVMSSYRDPNLDKTFQAFVDSVSYLNKLNITDKDLERYIIGTISSLDHPFSPKQILDRTVSRYFMNISYEYLSKEREEVLNTKVADIKKFASNLTHIFESSVNFVLGGEEQIEKSECHYYSKEKLF from the coding sequence ATGGAATTAAAAATTGGTGAAATATATGAAGGGTTTAAGCTTATCAGTACAGATGTAATTGATGAGATAAAAAGTGAGGGAGCTTTATTCGTTCACGAAAAAACTGGAGCAGAGCTCTTGTATATGAAAAGCGATGATGATAATAAGGTGTTTATGTCAGCATTTAAGACACCACCTGAGGATAATACAGGTCTTCCGCATATACTTGAACATTCTGTTCTTGCAGGTTCTGAAAAATTCAAAACAAAAGATCCTTTCACAGATTTGTGGAAAAGTTCTTTGCAAACTTTTTTAAATGCGATGACTTATCCTGAGAAAACGGTTTATCCTGTAGCCAGTAGGAATAAGAAGGATTTTAAAAACCTATGTGAAGTTTATCTGGACGCTGTTTTCAATCCCATCATTTATAAACAAGAAGAAGTTTTTTTACAGGAAGGATGGCATTATGATATATTATCAAAAGATAATCCTTTGAAAATAAATGGTGTGGTTTACAATGAAATGCAAGGGGCGTTCTCTTCTCCCGATAGTATCTTGCAAGATGAGATAATGAAATCTCTGTTTCCTGATAATCAGTATTCCAATAATTCTGGTGGTATTCCTGTTAATATTCCTGAATTAACCTACGAAAACTTTCTAGATTTTCACAGAAAGTACTATCATCCATCGAACACCAGACTCTTTCTTTTTGGTGATATGGATCTAATGGAACATTTGGAACAGATAAATGACGGTTATTTATCAAAATTTGATAAGATTGAAATTGATACTGAAATAAAAGATCAGAAAAGTTTTGATGAGATAAAAAAAATTGAAGCACAGTATGCAGGAGAAAAGGGACAAAATAGAGATTATCTATCATATAATGTTGTCGTTGGTGATATTGAAAATCATGAGCTTTCTTTAGCGATGCATATTGTAGCAGATCTTTTGATGGATTCTCCATTTTCACCAGTAAAGTTAGCACTTACTAAAAAAGGAATTGGAAAAGATATTTTTGGCACATATGAATCAGAGATCAAACAACCCGTTTTCTCAATAATCTCAAAATATACTACGAATTCTAAAAGAGATGAGTTTTTGAAAACAATTGAAGATTCATTAAAAGAAGTTGTAGAGAAAGGTTTTGATAAGGAGTTAATTATTGCAACTCTGACTTCTTTTGAATTTCAGCTTAAGGAAGCAGGTGAGTATGGCGAACCAAAGGGATTGGTTTATGGTTTAAAGGCTCTTAATGGTTGGCTTCATGGAAAAAACCCATTTGATTACATTAAGTACCAATCTTTATTGGATAAATTTTATGATGAGTATGAGCATGGCTATTTTGAGAAAATTGTTGAGAACCATATCATAAACAATAATCATAAGACAATCGTTTCTATAACTCCAGATCCTGAACTTGGACAAAGAAGACAGAATGAATTGGTTTCTAAACTTGAGACTAAAAAGAGAGAGTTGAGTGATAAGGATATAGAAATCTTAATTCAAAAGAAAAATAGTCTTCTGGAAAGACAAAACAGGGAAGATACTCCGGAGGAAATTGCTACGATTCCTGTTTTAGATTTAAAGGATATTGATAGGAAACCAGAAGAGATTAATTTTAAGCATAGAAAAACTGCATATGGAGAATACATTGCGATTCCTCAGAATACTTCAGGTATAGTTTATATAAATCACTATTTTGATATATCTGATTTAGATGAAAGAGAGCTTTTCTTCGCTTCTGCTTTGGCAACCTTAATTGGGGATCTTGACACGAAAGCTCACAAATATGGCGATTTGTCTAACATCATAAATACTGTTACTGGTGGTTTAGATTTTGATATAAATGTTTTACCTGAAGTCGGAAAAATTGGAAAATATGAAGTTAAGCTAGTTGTAAAAACTAAAGTACTGGAAAAAAATATAGAGAAATATATGCCTCTTCTTGAAGAGATAATATTTAATACTATCTATGAAAATTTTGAGAGAGCTTTGGAAGTCATAGACGAGAAAGTAAGCGAACTCGAAGATAAGATTAAAAATGGTGGATATGCTGAAACCATTCGTGCTCTTTCCAATACGGTAAAATGTTATAGACTAATCGAGGTTACTAAAGGAATAGAGTTTTATAAGTTCATGAGAAATCTTTCAGAGAACTACAAGGAAAAACAGAGTGATTATTTGAATACACTTGCAAAGAAAATTTTCACTTCCGGAAAATTGACAGTTGCAATATCAGGAGATGAAGAATTTCTTGTTGAGAAGAATAATATTTTACGAACTTTTGGAGATTCATTTCCTTATAGAGAAAAAGGAGATATTCCACAGTTTAAGTTAAATGAGAGAAGTGAAGCTTTCATGTTTCAGTCTGATGTTCAATATGTGGTTACTGCAAGTAATATGGCGAAACAGGGCGTGGTTCATAATGGTTCACTATTCGTGATCGAAAATTTATTAACTTCTGATCATTTGATGAATCTTGTCAGGTGGCAAGGTGGAGCTTATGGAGTTAGAGCTACTTTTGATAGATCTGGTTATTTTGTGATGAGTTCATACAGAGATCCGAATCTGGATAAAACTTTTCAAGCCTTTGTAGATAGCGTTTCTTATTTAAATAAGCTCAATATTACTGACAAAGACCTTGAGAGATATATTATCGGTACAATTTCGTCTCTGGATCATCCGTTTTCTCCAAAGCAGATTTTAGATAGAACAGTTTCGAGATATTTTATGAATATCTCTTACGAGTATCTTAGCAAAGAGAGAGAAGAGGTTCTAAATACAAAAGTGGCAGATATTAAAAAATTTGCTTCCAATTTGACGCATATTTTCGAAAGTAGTGTTAATTTTGTACTTGGAGGTGAAGAACAGATTGAAAAATCTGAATGTCACTATTATTCAAAAGAAAAATTGTTTTAA
- a CDS encoding J domain-containing protein: MQYKDYYKVLGVEKNSSQEEIKKAYKNLAKKFHPDKNHGNSEAEEKFKEIKEAYEVIGNEKNRKKYDHMGANWKDYANTGFSGNPFGNGGFESIFENDFSDFFNSFFGGRGFSNGGAQRHTKGRNIELNLTLTMKQSYTGIIKTVNIAGEIIKINIKPGITDGHKLRLRGKGEKSRDGGSSGDLIVNISIIPEQGVIRKENDLYLDVEIDLYTLILGGKAEIELPDDRKISVNIQENTENNKLLKLKELGFSEYNSLVKGDLFIRLCAKLPKKLSSKEKELFIQLSNIRKQ, translated from the coding sequence ATGCAATACAAAGATTATTATAAGGTTCTGGGAGTAGAAAAGAACAGTTCTCAGGAAGAGATAAAAAAAGCATATAAGAATTTAGCTAAAAAATTTCATCCAGACAAAAATCATGGCAATAGTGAAGCAGAAGAAAAATTCAAAGAAATTAAAGAGGCGTATGAGGTAATAGGCAACGAAAAAAATAGAAAAAAGTATGACCATATGGGTGCTAATTGGAAAGACTATGCGAATACTGGGTTTTCTGGAAATCCATTTGGAAATGGTGGATTTGAATCAATTTTTGAAAATGATTTTTCTGATTTTTTTAATAGTTTTTTTGGTGGCAGAGGGTTTTCAAATGGGGGGGCTCAGAGACACACTAAAGGAAGAAATATAGAATTAAACTTGACATTAACTATGAAACAAAGTTACACTGGTATAATAAAAACCGTTAACATTGCTGGTGAAATAATAAAGATCAATATAAAACCAGGTATAACTGACGGTCATAAGTTAAGATTAAGAGGAAAAGGAGAGAAAAGTCGAGACGGTGGTTCATCTGGTGATCTTATAGTTAATATTTCTATTATTCCTGAGCAGGGAGTTATTCGAAAAGAGAATGATTTGTATCTGGATGTTGAAATAGATTTATATACTCTAATTCTTGGCGGTAAAGCCGAAATTGAACTTCCTGATGATAGAAAAATATCGGTTAATATACAGGAAAATACAGAAAACAATAAACTACTTAAACTCAAAGAACTTGGCTTTAGCGAATATAATTCTCTCGTAAAAGGAGATCTTTTTATAAGATTGTGTGCAAAATTACCAAAAAAATTGAGTAGCAAAGAAAAGGAACTTTTTATACAATTAAGCAATATAAGAAAACAATAA